The Papio anubis isolate 15944 chromosome 1, Panubis1.0, whole genome shotgun sequence genome window below encodes:
- the LOC101001465 gene encoding PRAME family member 1: MVLGEDEVIAFAPRVMRFPWVCLLECFPCKSIRMSIRAPPRLLELAGQSLLRDQALAVSAMEELPRVLYLPLFMEAFSRRHFEALTVMVQAWPFTRLPLGSLMKTLHLETLKALLEGLHMVLTQKDRPRRWKLQVLDLRDVDENFWAVQPGAWALSCSPEATSMRQTAEDCPRMGEHQPLKVFIDICVKEIPQDECLRYLFRWVYQRRGLVHLCCSKLVNYLTPIKYLRKSLKIIHLDSIQELEIRNMSWPRLIRKLHCYLKEMKNLRKLIFSRCHHYTSDNDLEGRLVAKFGSVFLRLEHLQSLKIKLVTFFSGHLEQLIRCLQNPLENLELTCGYLLEEDVKCLSQYPSLGYLKHLNLSYVPLFRVSLEPLGALLEKVAATLETLILEGCQIHYSQLSAILPGLSCCSQLTTFYFGRNFMSVDALKDLLRHTSGLSKLSLETYPAPDESLNSLVRVDWEIFTPLRAELMRTLREVRQPRRIFIGPTPCPSCGSSPSEELELHLCC; this comes from the exons ATGGTCCTAGGAGAAGACGAGGTGATTGCGTTTGCTCCGAGAGTGATGCGTTTTCCCTGGGTTTGTCTTCTAGAGTGTTTTCCTTGCAAATCCATCAGGATGAGCATCCGGGCCCCACCCAGGCTCCTGGAGCTGGCGGGGCAGAGCCTGCTGAGAGACCAGGCCTTGGCCGTCTCTGCCATGGAGGAGCTGCCCAGGGTGCTCTATCTCCCACTCTTCATGGAGGCCTTCAGCAGGAGACACTTCGAGGCTCTGACGGTGATGGTGCAGGCCTGGCCCTTCACCCGCCTCCCTCTGGGATCGCTGATGAAGACGCTTCATCTGGAGACTTTAAAAGCATTGCTGGAAGGGCTTCATATGGTGCTTACACAGAAGGATCGCCCCAG GAGGTGGAAACTTCAAGTTCTGGATTTGCGGGATGTTGATGAGAATTTCTGGGCTGTacagcctggagcctgggcccTGTCCTGCTCCCCAGAGGCCACGAGTATGAGGCAGACAGCAGAGGACTGTCCGAGGATGGGAGAGCACCAGCCCTTGAAGGTGTTCATAGACATCTGCGTCAAGGAAATACCTCAGGATGAATGCCTGAGATACCTCTTTCGGTGGGTTTACCAAAGGAGAGGTTTAGTACACCTGTGCTGTAGTAAGCTGGTGAATTATCTAACGCCGATTAAATATCTCAGAAAGTCATTGAAAATAATCCACCTGGATAGTATTCAGGAGCTGGAAATCCGCAACATGTCTTGGCCACGTCTGATAAGAAAGCTTCATTGTTACCTGAAGGAGATGAAGAATCTTCGCAAACTCATTTTCTCCAGGTGCCATCATTACACGTCAGACAATGACCTCGAGGGACGGTTAGTCGCCAAATTCGGCTctgtgttcctcaggctggaACACCTCCAGTCgcttaaaataaaattggtcACCTTCTTCAGTGGACACCTGGAACAGCTGATCAG GTGCCTCCAGAACCCCTTGGAGAACTTGGAATTGACTTGTGGCTACCTATTGGAAGAGGACGTGAAGTGTCTCTCCCAGTACCCAAGCCTCGGTTACCTGAAGCATCTGAATCTCAGCTACGTGCCGCTGTTCCGCGTCAGTCTTGAGCCCCTCGGAGCTCTGCTAGAGAAAGTTGCTGCCACTCTTGAGACCCTCATCTTGGAGGGCTGTCAGATCCACTACTCCCAACTCAGTGCCATCCTGCCTGGCCTGAGTTGCTGCTCCCAGCTCACCACCTTCTACTTTGGCAGAAATTTCATGTCTGTGGATGCCCTGAAGGACCTGCTGCGCCACACCAGCGGGCTGAGCAAGTTAAGCCTGGAGACATATCCCGCCCCTGATGAGAGTTTGAATTCCTTGGTTCGTGTCGATTGGGAGATCTTCACTCCGCTTCGGGCTGAGCTGATGCGGACACTGAGGGAAGTCAGGCAGCCCAGGAGGATCTTCATtggccccaccccctgcccttcCTGCGGCTCATCACCGTCTGAGGAACTGGAGCTCCATCTTTGCTGCTAG
- the LOC101003539 gene encoding PRAME family member 1-like, giving the protein MYSGVVREDVRCLSQYPSLGYLKHLNLSYVPLFCLSLEPLGALLENVAATLETLILEGCQIHHSQLSAILPGLSRCSQLTTFYFGRNFMSMDALKDLLRHTSGLSKLSLETYPAPDESLDSLVPVNWKIFTPLRAELMRTLREVRQPRRIFIGPTPCPSCGSSPSEELELHLCC; this is encoded by the exons ATGTACTCAG gagtggtgagagaggacgtGAGGTGTCTCTCCCAGTACCCAAGCCTCGGTTACCTAAAACATCTGAATCTCAGCTACGTGCCGCTGTTCTGCCTCAGTCTTGAGCCCCTCGGAGCTCTGCTAGAGAATGTTGCTGCCACTCTCGAGACCCTCATCTTGGAGGGCTGTCAGATCCACCACTCCCAACTCAGTGCCATCCTTCCCGGTCTGAGCCGCTGCTCCCAGCTCACCACTTTCTACTTTGGTCGAAATTTCATGTCTATGGACGCTCTGAAGGACCTGCTGCGCCACACCAGCGGGCTGAGCAAGTTAAGCCTGGAGACGTATCCCGCCCCTGACGAGAGTTTGGATTCCTTAGTTCCTGTCAATTGGAAGATCTTCACCCCACTTCGGGCTGAGCTGATGCGGACACTGAGGGAAGTCAGGCAGCCCAGGAGGATCTTCATtggccccaccccctgcccttcCTGCGGCTCATCACCGTCTGAGGAACTGGAGCTCCATCTTTGCTGCTAG